In a single window of the Leptospira sanjuanensis genome:
- a CDS encoding SpoIIE family protein phosphatase, translating to MLRPPKRTIRIFVTIAFFCFVSFLATDCKRSVESFPKAKDGILSINGNTLESGSILPLEGEWEISEGFGSKEKLGAIQVPGFWETSEFPNFKGNAFGTATYRLKVTGLAPGEYAIKFHEIHNAYRAYINGKLALEFGNPSSDPKKEIRRIGKPIIHFPIGEKETTLEITLEISNWFEGAGGIRRTPELGTFSTISAADKTRRNLDFLTFGALLFFGFSSFFFYLLTKEESSSLYLSSVCAVLALRILFTEEHYIFEIFQNFPPILEFRIDLGSLFVLAAVFLSYLRSLFPNEFKTLAFRVFLVPNWIAFGIFWFLQGDPLELLVEAYLYYMIALILVVFVVMVRAILHKRTGSFVFLASCLLLLIGALNDTLSRLGLIPTPFIVPYTFLLFIAFQSLLISIRYRSLLKFTDILNQELQIKFRAISASVQEAILVSDISGKILFWNEGAVKIFGWEAEEILDSPLEIILPERNRNKHKNGVRRYLLWKRRRKTPKPIEMIGLRKDGTEFSLELSLTDWMVEKDRYIGIIIRDVTQRKNLEFQRDKALNLLQSDLQTAEKLQKSMFPNPHSKDWPFLWSVKYLPMGPIGGDLYDIRKTGNGCWRFFIADATGHGTQAALLTMAIKADYDALKESDSEPGIILEQLNERILPMFRTLNSLFTAFVLDWDPATGNVQYASGGHPEQVILSKNSKISLPKTGPILGLKTAAKFNTKSFRFEDPFRLFLFSDGAFEVFDKSLMQLYGEERFHSYLQENLYTPIQEILDSHLRSLYRFRQSQDLTDDLTLLAVSLGEGA from the coding sequence ATGCTTCGACCGCCGAAACGAACGATTCGCATTTTCGTAACGATCGCGTTCTTCTGTTTCGTTTCTTTTCTTGCAACGGATTGCAAACGTTCCGTCGAATCCTTTCCCAAAGCGAAGGATGGAATTCTTTCGATAAACGGAAACACACTCGAGAGCGGAAGTATTCTTCCCTTGGAGGGAGAATGGGAAATCTCGGAAGGATTCGGCTCGAAAGAAAAGCTCGGCGCGATTCAAGTTCCCGGCTTTTGGGAAACGAGCGAATTCCCGAACTTCAAAGGCAACGCATTCGGAACCGCGACATATAGACTCAAAGTTACGGGACTCGCCCCCGGCGAATACGCGATCAAGTTTCATGAGATCCACAACGCGTATCGAGCTTATATCAACGGAAAACTTGCTTTAGAATTCGGAAACCCTTCCTCCGATCCGAAAAAAGAAATCCGCAGAATCGGCAAACCGATCATTCACTTTCCGATCGGGGAAAAGGAAACGACGCTTGAAATCACATTAGAAATTTCGAATTGGTTTGAAGGAGCCGGAGGCATCCGAAGAACCCCCGAACTCGGAACGTTTTCTACGATCTCCGCCGCGGACAAAACGAGAAGAAATCTGGACTTTCTTACGTTCGGAGCCTTATTGTTTTTCGGATTTTCAAGCTTCTTCTTTTATCTTCTCACAAAGGAAGAATCCTCGTCGCTTTATCTTTCCTCCGTGTGCGCGGTCCTCGCTCTGAGAATTCTGTTTACGGAAGAACATTATATTTTCGAAATATTCCAGAACTTCCCGCCGATTCTCGAATTCAGAATCGACTTGGGAAGTCTCTTCGTATTGGCGGCTGTCTTTCTGAGTTACCTCCGCTCCTTATTCCCGAACGAATTCAAAACTCTTGCCTTCCGTGTTTTTCTCGTTCCGAACTGGATCGCGTTCGGAATTTTTTGGTTCCTGCAGGGCGATCCGCTCGAACTTCTCGTAGAGGCCTATTTGTATTATATGATCGCGCTGATCCTCGTCGTTTTTGTCGTGATGGTCCGCGCCATTCTTCATAAACGAACCGGCTCGTTCGTGTTTCTGGCTTCCTGTCTTTTGCTTTTGATCGGAGCGCTTAACGACACGTTGTCGCGTCTGGGACTTATCCCGACTCCGTTTATCGTTCCGTATACGTTTCTGTTGTTCATCGCGTTTCAATCGCTTCTGATTTCCATTCGATATAGAAGTTTGCTCAAGTTTACGGACATTCTCAATCAGGAACTTCAGATTAAATTCAGGGCGATTTCCGCATCGGTTCAGGAGGCGATTCTCGTCTCGGACATATCGGGAAAGATTCTTTTTTGGAACGAAGGCGCCGTGAAAATTTTCGGATGGGAAGCGGAGGAGATTCTTGATTCTCCCTTGGAAATAATTCTTCCCGAAAGAAATCGGAACAAACACAAAAACGGTGTTAGGCGCTACCTCCTTTGGAAACGGAGAAGAAAAACTCCGAAGCCGATCGAAATGATCGGATTGCGGAAAGACGGCACGGAATTCTCTCTCGAACTTTCGCTCACGGATTGGATGGTCGAAAAGGATCGTTATATCGGAATCATCATTCGGGACGTCACACAAAGAAAGAATCTCGAATTTCAGAGGGACAAAGCGTTGAATCTGCTTCAATCGGATCTGCAGACAGCGGAAAAATTGCAGAAGTCAATGTTCCCGAATCCTCATTCCAAGGACTGGCCGTTTTTGTGGAGCGTCAAATATCTTCCCATGGGGCCGATCGGCGGCGATTTATACGACATTCGTAAAACCGGCAACGGATGCTGGAGATTCTTTATAGCGGATGCGACGGGTCACGGAACCCAAGCCGCTCTTTTGACGATGGCTATCAAAGCCGATTACGACGCTCTGAAGGAATCCGATTCTGAACCCGGAATCATATTAGAACAATTGAATGAAAGAATTCTACCCATGTTCAGAACGCTGAATTCCCTTTTTACGGCGTTCGTCTTGGATTGGGACCCCGCAACGGGAAACGTACAATACGCCTCGGGAGGACATCCCGAGCAGGTGATTCTTTCCAAAAATTCCAAAATTTCACTCCCGAAAACGGGTCCGATTTTAGGTTTAAAAACCGCCGCTAAATTTAATACGAAGTCGTTTCGTTTCGAGGATCCGTTTCGGCTTTTCCTGTTTTCGGACGGAGCCTTCGAAGTATTTGATAAAAGTCTAATGCAACTCTACGGCGAGGAACGGTTTCATTCTTATTTACAGGAAAATCTTTACACCCCGATTCAGGAGATTTTGGATTCTCATCTTCGGAGTCTATATCGATTCAGACAATCGCAGGATTTAACGGACGATTTGACGTTGCTTGCGGTTTCGCTCGGAGAAGGGGCGTAA
- the recD gene encoding exodeoxyribonuclease V subunit alpha: MEESFSDFIERLKNDILELEETGSKKKQPKRISEEDENILLEILNAIWVAMEEGSLCVPVQKEWKNLLKTKPPGFTVDKFQNEEWIYFEKTYQSKIELESLLRERIQNEAAPNFDHGKVEDILNTLEAKSFPLKKGQKKAVLSCLHSSFQIVSGGPGTGKTTVVAFLLEILNAIGQLPPPEEIALVAPTGRAAQRLTESIQENLQKIGDPRMIRSLRGQTIHGLLSYKPSLNGFYYNKERYLPHRLIIVDEVSMVDLNIMLSLWNAIPRKPKETGVPFRFILIGDPHQLPSVEKGAVLSDFLSTLESQKKNFVSRLEESNRQKPNARGNVSKIVTLAEEILRYSPENLNLGTRIDDSFPRTDILGADKTYENEVVWLQNSASKTPDHFSRDELAETLWDKILFPRISEIGSWKTHDSVDLNAPEFVEKFQNELKQFRCLTIFRKGYWGVEAVQNKLMNLAARDLFRKKESETNPQLYPKKLSKRLYFVGLPILITQNDSSRKLFNGDIGIVLRMETTGELRAVFPIEGKLFPFALDTLPEHEPAFVMSVHKSQGSEYDTILIYIPDHPESSEDERSHRLLNRQILYTGITRAKNQVILAGNPNTWERGIANSQKRDTGFRI, encoded by the coding sequence ATGGAAGAATCCTTTTCCGATTTTATCGAACGCCTGAAAAACGACATTCTCGAACTCGAAGAAACGGGTTCGAAGAAAAAACAACCGAAACGAATTTCCGAAGAGGATGAAAACATCCTATTAGAAATTCTGAATGCGATTTGGGTCGCGATGGAGGAAGGAAGCCTTTGTGTTCCGGTTCAAAAAGAATGGAAAAATCTTTTAAAAACGAAACCTCCCGGTTTCACGGTCGATAAATTCCAAAACGAAGAATGGATTTATTTCGAAAAAACGTATCAGAGTAAAATCGAACTGGAATCCCTTTTACGGGAAAGAATTCAAAACGAAGCCGCACCGAACTTCGATCACGGCAAAGTCGAGGATATTCTAAATACACTGGAAGCCAAAAGTTTCCCGTTGAAAAAAGGACAAAAAAAAGCCGTTCTTTCCTGCCTGCATTCTTCCTTTCAGATCGTCAGCGGCGGACCGGGAACCGGTAAAACCACGGTCGTCGCCTTTTTATTAGAAATTTTGAATGCGATCGGACAACTCCCTCCTCCCGAAGAGATAGCGCTCGTAGCGCCGACCGGAAGAGCCGCGCAACGATTGACCGAGTCGATCCAGGAAAATCTCCAAAAAATCGGAGATCCTCGAATGATCCGTTCTTTGCGCGGACAGACGATTCACGGACTTCTTTCCTACAAACCCTCGTTGAACGGATTCTACTACAATAAGGAACGTTATCTTCCGCATCGATTGATCATCGTGGACGAAGTTTCCATGGTAGATCTGAATATTATGCTTTCTTTATGGAATGCGATTCCGCGAAAGCCGAAGGAGACGGGCGTTCCTTTTCGTTTTATCTTGATCGGAGATCCGCACCAACTCCCTTCCGTCGAAAAAGGCGCGGTGTTAAGCGATTTTCTTTCCACGCTCGAATCCCAAAAAAAGAATTTCGTTTCTAGACTCGAAGAAAGCAACCGCCAGAAACCGAACGCAAGGGGAAACGTATCCAAGATCGTAACTCTCGCCGAGGAAATTCTTCGTTATTCTCCCGAAAATCTGAATCTCGGAACAAGGATCGACGATTCGTTTCCAAGAACCGATATTCTCGGCGCGGATAAGACGTATGAAAACGAGGTCGTATGGTTGCAGAACTCGGCGAGCAAAACTCCCGATCATTTTTCAAGAGACGAGCTCGCGGAAACTCTCTGGGATAAGATTCTTTTTCCTCGCATTTCGGAAATCGGATCATGGAAGACGCACGACTCGGTCGATTTGAACGCGCCGGAGTTCGTTGAAAAATTTCAGAATGAATTAAAACAATTCCGTTGTCTCACGATTTTCAGAAAAGGTTATTGGGGAGTCGAAGCCGTTCAAAATAAACTCATGAATCTCGCGGCGCGGGATCTGTTCCGTAAAAAAGAATCCGAAACAAACCCGCAACTATATCCGAAAAAACTTTCCAAACGTTTGTATTTCGTCGGCCTTCCGATTTTGATCACACAAAACGATTCGAGTAGAAAGTTATTCAACGGGGATATCGGAATCGTTCTGAGAATGGAAACCACGGGAGAATTAAGGGCCGTTTTTCCGATCGAAGGAAAACTATTCCCCTTCGCGCTCGACACCCTTCCCGAACACGAACCTGCGTTCGTCATGAGCGTTCACAAAAGTCAAGGATCGGAATATGATACAATTCTAATCTACATTCCCGATCATCCCGAATCCTCGGAAGACGAACGATCGCATCGGCTTCTCAACCGTCAGATCCTTTATACCGGAATCACGAGAGCGAAAAACCAAGTCATACTCGCAGGCAATCCGAATACATGGGAAAGAGGGATCGCCAATTCTCAAAAACGCGATACCGGTTTTAGAATTTAG
- a CDS encoding UvrD-helicase domain-containing protein has protein sequence MKQSRPYPLKSSFIEASAGTGKTYTIMEIVGDLVLEHRIPLTQILILTFTEKAAGELKERLRKKLLQTNLTKEAKELDQVTIATIHGFCNMILQEYPVETETPSQWILTDSKERLEAALYKLQHEEWKPWVASADLEQFLSLSDYKLKKENILTAGSKLLGGKRYPYRNDKTPMSAETFVQKTALIAAEMVEQEFQTGEWMSYDRMILKTRDSLQNEHLLRALQSRYRIGILDEFQDTDRVQYEIFSRLFLEPSGDETSERALYLIGDPKQSIYGFRGADIGTYLQAEQELKSHRAVEIPLNVNYRSVPELISAYNEIFGGKAGEQSFFPIVERGFESTPIVYKPVLPPEKDFKILLSDKHKQGPIHIVRFQGREFWKTDDAKSAWAQFIAEEILRLTDEKKPFQYLVSNAETAKDEFEEKKLNFREIAILVRGKAEGKLVEQSLKLRGIPCSFYKQEGIYQSPESYQISNILECLLDPNKPSSYRKLLLGDLFQVHPEHLSAFDEHSIDSYEKTTLDRWKTFAIDRKFAELFRSIEEDSRIFLTEEATDIDWERKRTNYRQIFRKLLQFQIVNQADLEEILEELKRLQSGSKNEEELPLFEKETEKDAVQILTLHASKGLEWPVVFLFNLSGNFVPDVYDYPYMENGERFWKLSLWDKEDEIDTSKKEYSYQSWNENKRLLYVGITRPKARLYLPFYTPVNHVKTRDSAYYKILYPRLAHILENDPDPNLFTQVVWTQQPFDQSDPNKRSTIANEGLSFSPLLHQESEDPKTIQLHSYSSLRTRANVTSDAIAVSTLEETRAFKSDDAEDTGDLIVDALPSSAATGSFLHVLLEESDFSRFKVDHPKRILNDEKIFSRMNHHLEFFPISDAQRKNTNTEKEIYRQRAAEILWNSLNANVPLPGSATFQLVDIAKENRISEMDFHLDLDPQKNGPGNFLKGSIDLVFRIGDRFYLADYKSNLLDDYSPESLKRNVENAESRYDLQRDIYAMILYEYLKNVFGPNEAIQKLGGVYYFFLRGMKAETNSGIYCDFDWDLKRISRIRENVRELTSIRWGDDL, from the coding sequence ATGAAACAATCGCGTCCTTATCCGTTGAAATCCAGTTTTATCGAAGCCTCCGCGGGAACCGGTAAGACATATACGATCATGGAAATCGTGGGCGATCTCGTTTTAGAGCATAGGATTCCTCTGACTCAAATCCTGATCCTCACGTTTACCGAAAAAGCTGCGGGCGAACTCAAAGAACGACTGAGAAAAAAACTTCTTCAAACTAATCTTACGAAAGAAGCGAAGGAACTCGATCAGGTTACGATCGCGACTATACACGGTTTTTGTAATATGATTCTTCAGGAATATCCGGTCGAAACCGAAACTCCTTCCCAGTGGATTCTCACCGATTCGAAAGAACGTCTCGAGGCTGCATTATACAAACTGCAACACGAGGAATGGAAACCTTGGGTCGCGTCCGCTGATCTCGAACAATTCCTTTCTTTATCGGATTATAAATTAAAAAAAGAGAATATTCTTACCGCCGGTTCCAAACTTCTAGGAGGCAAACGTTATCCGTATCGCAACGACAAGACTCCGATGAGCGCGGAAACCTTTGTACAAAAGACCGCACTGATCGCCGCGGAAATGGTCGAACAGGAATTTCAAACGGGAGAATGGATGAGTTACGATCGGATGATTCTCAAGACCAGAGATTCTCTGCAAAACGAACATCTTCTTCGAGCGCTGCAAAGCCGTTATCGAATTGGAATCCTGGACGAATTCCAGGATACGGATCGGGTTCAATACGAAATTTTTTCCCGGCTTTTTTTGGAACCGAGCGGAGATGAAACTTCCGAACGTGCGTTGTATCTGATCGGAGATCCGAAACAATCCATCTACGGGTTTCGAGGAGCGGATATTGGAACGTATCTTCAGGCGGAACAGGAATTGAAATCGCACCGAGCGGTCGAAATTCCGTTGAACGTCAATTACAGATCCGTTCCCGAGTTGATCTCCGCTTACAACGAAATCTTCGGCGGCAAAGCGGGAGAACAGAGTTTTTTCCCGATCGTCGAACGAGGTTTCGAATCTACTCCGATCGTTTACAAACCCGTACTGCCTCCCGAAAAAGATTTCAAAATTTTGTTAAGCGACAAGCACAAACAAGGCCCGATTCATATCGTTCGTTTTCAAGGCAGGGAATTTTGGAAAACCGACGATGCAAAAAGCGCTTGGGCACAGTTTATCGCGGAAGAAATTCTCAGGCTGACGGACGAAAAGAAACCGTTTCAATATCTTGTTTCAAACGCGGAAACAGCAAAGGACGAATTCGAAGAAAAGAAACTGAACTTCCGGGAGATCGCGATTTTAGTGAGAGGAAAGGCCGAAGGAAAACTCGTAGAACAATCCTTAAAACTCAGAGGAATTCCCTGTTCCTTCTACAAACAGGAAGGGATCTATCAATCCCCCGAATCGTATCAGATCTCGAACATCTTGGAATGTTTATTGGATCCGAACAAACCTTCCTCCTATCGCAAACTCTTGTTAGGCGATCTTTTCCAGGTTCATCCGGAACATCTTTCCGCCTTTGACGAACATTCCATCGACTCGTATGAAAAGACGACCTTGGATCGATGGAAAACTTTCGCCATTGATCGCAAGTTTGCGGAATTATTCCGATCGATCGAAGAAGACAGCAGAATCTTTTTAACGGAAGAAGCGACGGACATCGACTGGGAACGAAAACGGACGAACTATAGACAGATCTTCCGCAAGCTTCTTCAGTTCCAAATCGTAAACCAAGCGGATCTCGAGGAAATATTAGAGGAATTAAAACGGCTTCAAAGCGGCTCGAAAAACGAGGAGGAATTGCCTCTTTTCGAAAAGGAAACCGAAAAGGACGCGGTTCAAATTCTCACGTTGCACGCATCCAAAGGATTGGAGTGGCCGGTCGTATTCTTGTTCAATCTTTCCGGAAATTTCGTCCCCGACGTCTACGATTATCCGTATATGGAAAACGGAGAACGGTTTTGGAAACTCAGCCTCTGGGACAAAGAAGACGAGATCGACACGAGCAAAAAAGAATATTCGTATCAATCCTGGAACGAAAACAAACGGCTTTTGTATGTGGGAATCACGCGTCCCAAAGCGAGGTTGTATCTTCCCTTTTACACTCCCGTGAATCACGTCAAAACGAGAGATTCAGCATATTATAAAATTCTTTATCCTCGACTCGCGCATATTCTGGAAAACGATCCCGATCCGAATCTCTTTACGCAAGTCGTATGGACGCAACAACCTTTTGATCAAAGCGACCCGAACAAACGCAGCACGATCGCAAACGAGGGACTTTCTTTTTCGCCGTTGCTCCATCAGGAATCGGAAGATCCGAAAACGATCCAACTCCACAGTTATTCCTCTTTGCGAACCAGGGCAAACGTAACTTCGGATGCGATCGCCGTTTCAACCTTGGAAGAAACAAGAGCTTTCAAGTCGGACGACGCGGAAGACACCGGAGATTTGATCGTGGACGCGCTTCCGTCTTCCGCGGCGACCGGATCGTTTCTACACGTTCTTTTGGAGGAATCCGATTTTTCAAGATTCAAAGTCGATCATCCGAAACGAATTCTGAACGACGAGAAAATTTTTTCCAGAATGAATCACCACCTTGAATTCTTTCCGATCTCGGACGCACAAAGAAAAAATACGAACACCGAAAAGGAAATCTATCGGCAAAGGGCCGCCGAAATTCTCTGGAATTCCTTAAACGCAAACGTTCCGCTCCCCGGAAGCGCCACGTTTCAACTCGTTGATATCGCGAAAGAAAATCGGATTTCGGAAATGGATTTTCACTTGGATCTGGATCCGCAAAAAAACGGGCCGGGAAATTTTTTAAAAGGTTCGATCGATTTGGTGTTTCGAATCGGCGATCGGTTTTATCTCGCGGACTATAAATCGAACCTGCTCGACGATTATTCCCCCGAATCGTTAAAACGAAACGTCGAAAACGCGGAAAGCAGATACGATCTTCAACGGGACATCTACGCGATGATCCTTTATGAATATCTGAAAAACGTATTCGGTCCGAACGAAGCCATTCAAAAACTCGGAGGAGTATATTACTTTTTTCTAAGAGGAATGAAAGCCGAGACGAACTCGGGAATTTATTGCGACTTCGATTGGGATTTGAAAAGAATTTCGCGGATACGGGAAAACGTCCGCGAATTGACTTCGATCCGCTGGGGGGACGATCTTTGA
- a CDS encoding exodeoxyribonuclease V subunit gamma, translating into MSITHITSLSLEDIAVELSKNILSERKRFPLHAPVIVVPSTNMKLWLNLNLSRIDGLSANLRFLFLEKALEEYYHLRSDLNYDPFERAFPSQEANQRKILTHLIENKNSEETKFLRSYLSGVSRAFSLSAKLTSLYKDYELNRSSWIQNWAKEKGFEIPSISHRPTPFPKEDEYYLFQKKLYQNVFLRSKEPSTLVQFLLQESKKKPKTAPSNFPSLHLFCLSNLADTYLGILESLSTTDKLPIYLYQFHTGATKTIRTEITDPERWAAPQIHLAARMKGVQGAISKHLENSHSYPKKLGLLREFLAGEKRATNVSDSKEDASVRFWNAPSPYRETECVANDILHKMNRDRSLTYLDFAILVTDMKTYRPAVEWVFDGGILLQTKETNDPIRKKIPYSLTDIKANDASLLYRGLMHFWEICSGNSIDKNGLLKLLRNPLLQNKIRLHPQTILDLETLIETSGIQYEESGREKDSFQISNGLKRIRLSSILSDDTAWNKFKIAPIRIQSEENSSVLTIFWEKILRAKKEIVSMPAPQNKNVRWTSDYLRNVRSALEELFEFTEEYEQEGKLFQSWLESLSEWEGILLQNQEEGIALLRFVTEQIFDQIPYRKGAYLTGGVTISLLQPMRPIPFRHVYILGLGEGKFPGSNDRSQLNLRKDHKEDWDISRREIQESLLWETIHSAKESLTFSYVGKNLQEDKTFEPCSHLFEIMEAMRIKEALKLPLHSYSIKYEHTPEELDQGLVSYDFARVWVNGNRKDQPVLKRFQDPNRLVKNEIEFSRSGVDVRELSQFLSDPLDTYLKRKLGMYLDEDETGKDEKEPFDLDAIAEATLLKKVHALMIPSLVANESWDWTREKISEVLSPILEKEKISAQFPQSVFGKIQETDLVDYLETTSKLLSEWKPLFQGGRYYPYLSLGDTGLPDAICKKLPELKVPLDDGSVSIKGEWEHVIEKEGNLYWLFSKSLEERPSDDYFGYKDYWKVMSFPFLTGVAFASSNENFKIYSFKPRPKEESKKKNSLELQYEIESSDLGVEYLAKILMDYLKKEPVFFPRRAFLNYYVKNIQGGTGKNKSPDRSVKFDDESAWIDFLKEELSSVKEGLSPLVKLYPKTPDLILKSRIAWAKNFYKPLLDWKKDL; encoded by the coding sequence TTGTCCATCACTCATATCACAAGTCTATCGCTCGAAGACATCGCGGTCGAGCTTTCCAAAAACATCCTATCGGAACGAAAACGATTTCCGCTGCACGCTCCCGTGATCGTCGTTCCGAGCACGAACATGAAACTCTGGCTGAATCTGAATTTGTCTCGGATCGACGGACTTTCCGCCAATCTCCGTTTTTTATTTCTCGAAAAGGCTTTGGAGGAATACTATCATCTTCGATCGGATTTGAATTACGATCCGTTCGAGCGCGCTTTTCCGAGCCAGGAAGCCAATCAAAGAAAGATACTTACGCATCTGATCGAAAACAAAAACTCGGAAGAAACGAAATTTCTGCGTTCGTATCTCAGCGGCGTATCGCGCGCTTTTTCACTCAGCGCAAAACTGACTTCGCTTTATAAAGATTACGAATTAAACCGATCTTCCTGGATTCAAAACTGGGCCAAGGAAAAAGGTTTCGAAATTCCGTCGATCTCGCACCGTCCGACTCCGTTTCCGAAAGAGGACGAATATTATCTTTTTCAAAAGAAGTTGTATCAAAACGTTTTCCTGCGATCGAAAGAACCGAGCACGCTCGTTCAATTTCTTTTACAGGAATCGAAAAAGAAACCGAAAACTGCCCCGTCGAACTTTCCTTCGTTACATCTCTTTTGTTTGTCCAATCTCGCGGATACGTATTTAGGAATTTTAGAATCGCTTTCTACGACGGACAAACTCCCGATCTATCTCTATCAATTTCATACGGGCGCGACAAAGACGATCCGCACGGAGATCACCGATCCAGAACGATGGGCCGCACCCCAGATTCATCTCGCCGCAAGAATGAAGGGAGTTCAAGGAGCGATATCCAAACATCTGGAGAATTCCCATTCGTATCCGAAAAAACTGGGACTGCTTCGGGAATTTCTCGCAGGAGAAAAAAGAGCGACTAACGTGTCCGACTCAAAAGAGGACGCTTCGGTTCGTTTCTGGAACGCGCCTTCTCCGTATCGGGAAACGGAATGCGTCGCAAACGATATTCTCCATAAGATGAATCGGGATCGAAGTCTGACGTATCTCGATTTTGCGATTCTTGTCACCGATATGAAAACGTATCGACCCGCCGTCGAATGGGTGTTTGACGGAGGAATTCTTCTGCAGACGAAGGAAACGAACGATCCGATCCGCAAAAAAATCCCCTATTCTTTGACGGACATCAAAGCGAACGACGCTTCGCTTTTGTACCGGGGATTGATGCATTTTTGGGAGATTTGTTCGGGGAATTCCATCGATAAGAACGGACTTCTCAAACTTTTAAGAAACCCTCTTCTGCAAAATAAAATCCGTCTTCATCCGCAAACGATTTTAGATCTGGAAACTCTGATCGAAACTTCGGGAATTCAATACGAGGAATCGGGAAGAGAAAAAGATTCATTCCAAATTTCTAATGGACTCAAACGCATTCGTCTTTCCTCCATTCTTTCGGATGATACCGCTTGGAACAAATTCAAGATCGCTCCGATCCGCATTCAATCGGAGGAGAATTCTTCCGTGCTTACGATCTTTTGGGAAAAAATTCTGCGGGCAAAAAAAGAGATCGTCTCCATGCCTGCGCCGCAGAATAAAAACGTTCGATGGACTTCCGATTATCTAAGAAACGTTCGTTCCGCTCTCGAAGAACTCTTCGAGTTCACGGAAGAATACGAACAGGAAGGAAAATTATTTCAGAGTTGGCTGGAATCGCTTTCCGAATGGGAAGGAATCCTTTTGCAAAATCAAGAGGAAGGAATCGCGCTCCTTCGATTTGTCACCGAACAGATCTTCGATCAGATCCCGTATCGCAAAGGAGCGTATCTCACCGGCGGCGTGACGATTTCTCTGCTCCAGCCGATGCGGCCGATTCCGTTTAGACACGTTTATATTCTCGGACTCGGCGAAGGAAAGTTTCCCGGTTCGAACGACCGCTCTCAACTCAATCTAAGAAAGGATCACAAAGAGGATTGGGATATTTCCCGAAGAGAAATTCAGGAATCCCTTCTCTGGGAAACGATCCATTCCGCAAAAGAATCGTTAACCTTCAGTTACGTAGGCAAGAATTTGCAGGAAGACAAAACATTCGAACCCTGTTCGCATCTTTTTGAGATCATGGAAGCGATGCGGATCAAAGAAGCTCTCAAACTTCCACTGCATTCGTATAGTATAAAATACGAACATACTCCCGAAGAACTCGATCAAGGCCTTGTGAGTTACGACTTTGCAAGGGTATGGGTGAACGGAAACCGAAAGGATCAACCCGTTCTTAAGAGGTTTCAAGATCCGAATCGGCTTGTTAAAAACGAAATCGAATTCTCCCGTTCGGGTGTGGACGTACGCGAACTTTCACAATTTTTGAGCGACCCACTCGACACGTATCTCAAACGAAAACTCGGAATGTATTTGGACGAGGACGAAACGGGAAAAGACGAAAAGGAACCGTTCGATTTGGACGCGATCGCCGAAGCGACTCTATTAAAAAAAGTGCATGCGCTTATGATACCGAGTTTGGTCGCAAACGAATCTTGGGATTGGACCCGCGAAAAAATTTCGGAGGTATTATCCCCCATTCTTGAAAAGGAAAAAATCTCCGCGCAGTTTCCCCAATCCGTGTTCGGCAAAATTCAAGAAACCGATCTCGTGGATTATTTGGAAACGACGAGCAAACTTCTTTCCGAATGGAAGCCCCTCTTTCAAGGAGGAAGGTATTATCCTTACTTGAGTTTAGGCGACACGGGACTACCCGACGCAATCTGCAAAAAGCTTCCCGAGCTGAAAGTTCCTTTGGACGACGGTTCGGTTTCCATCAAAGGCGAATGGGAACACGTCATAGAAAAAGAAGGGAATTTATATTGGCTCTTTTCCAAGAGTTTGGAAGAAAGACCGAGCGACGACTATTTCGGTTATAAGGATTATTGGAAGGTGATGAGTTTTCCGTTTTTAACCGGAGTCGCATTCGCCTCGTCCAACGAAAACTTCAAGATCTATTCCTTCAAACCGCGTCCGAAAGAAGAATCCAAAAAGAAGAATTCTCTCGAACTTCAATACGAAATCGAAAGCTCCGATCTCGGAGTCGAATACCTTGCAAAAATTCTAATGGACTATCTGAAAAAAGAACCGGTCTTTTTTCCGAGAAGAGCCTTTCTTAATTATTACGTCAAAAACATCCAAGGCGGAACGGGCAAAAATAAATCCCCCGATCGATCGGTTAAGTTCGACGATGAATCCGCGTGGATCGACTTTCTGAAAGAGGAACTGAGTTCCGTGAAGGAAGGACTTTCTCCTCTCGTAAAACTTTATCCGAAAACACCGGACTTGATTCTGAAATCTCGAATCGCTTGGGCAAAGAATTTTTACAAACCGCTTCTGGATTGGAAAAAGGATCTATGA